The following proteins come from a genomic window of Acinonyx jubatus isolate Ajub_Pintada_27869175 chromosome C1, VMU_Ajub_asm_v1.0, whole genome shotgun sequence:
- the PRPF3 gene encoding U4/U6 small nuclear ribonucleoprotein Prp3 isoform X2 yields MALSKRELDELKPWIEKTVKRVLGFSEPTVVTAALNCVGKGMDKKKAADHLKPFLDDSTLRFVDKLFEAVEEGRSSRHSKSSSDRSRKRELKEVFGDDSEISKESSGVKKRRIPRFEEVEEEPEVIPGPPSESPGMLTKLQIKQMMEAATRQIEERKKQLSFISPPTPQPKTPSSSQPERLPIGNTIQPSQAATFMNDAIEKARKAAELQARIQAQLALKPGLIGNANMVGLANLHAMGIAPPKVELKDQTKPTPLILDEQGRTVDATGKEIELTHRMPTLKANIRAVKREQFKQQLKEKPSEDMESNTFFDPRVSIAPSQRQRRTFKFHDKGKFEKIAQRLRTKAQLEKLQAEISQAARKTGIHTSTRLALIAPKKELKEGDIPEIEWWDSYIIPNGFDLTEENPKREDYFGITNLVEHPAQLNPPVDNDTPVTLGVYLTKKEQKKLRRQTRREAQKELQEKVRLGLMPPPEPKVRISNLMRVLGTEAVQDPTKVEAHVRAQMAKRQKAHEEANAARKLTAEQRKVKKIKKLKEDISQGVHISVYRVRNLSNPAKKFKIEANAGQLYLTGVVVLHKDVNVVVVEGGPKAQKKFKRLMLHRIKWDEQTSNTKGDGYGQRPELWGDEVQTVPYREHGSRALQKAWG; encoded by the exons ATGGCACTGTCTAAGAGGGAGTTGGATGAACTGAAGCCATGGATAGAGAAGACAGTGAAGAGGGTGCTGGGTTTCTCAGAACCCACAGTGGTCACAGCAGCACTGAACTGTGTGGGGAAGGGCATGGACAAGAAGAAGGCAGCTG aCCATCTGAAACCTTTTCTTGATGATTCTACTCTCCGATTTGTGGACAAACTATTTGAGGCTGTGGAGGAAGGCCGGAGCTCTAGACATTCCAAGTCTAGCAGTGACAGGAGCAGAAAACGAGAGCTAAAG GAAGTGTTTGGTGATGACTCTGAGATCTCCAAGGAATCATCAGGAGTAAAGAAGCGACGGATACCACGTTTtgaggaggtggaagaggagcCTGAAGTGATCCCTGGGCCTCCCTCAGAGAGTCCTGGCATGCTGACTAAGCTCCAG ATCAAACAGATGATGGAGGCAGCAACACGGCAAATTGAGGAGAGGAAAAAACAGCTGAGCTTCATTAGCCCCCCTACACCTCAG CCAAAGACTCCTTCTTCTTCCCAGCCAGAGCGACTTCCAATTGGCAACACTATTCAGCCCTCCCAGGCTGCCACTTTCATGAATGATGCCATTGAGAAGGCGAGGAAAGCAGCTGAACTACAAGCCCGCATCCAAGCCCAGCTGGCACTGAAGCCAGGGCTCATTGGCAACGCCAACATGGTGGGCCTGGCCAATCTCCATGCCATGGGCATTGCTCCCCC GAAGGTGGAGTTAAAAGATCAAACTAAACCTACACCACTGATTCTCGACGAGCAAGGTCGCACTGTAGATGCAACAGGCAAAGAGATTGAGCTGACACATCGCATGCCCACTCTGAAGGCCAATATTCGTGCTGTGAAAAGGGAACAGTTCAAACAACAGCTAAAAGAAAAGCCATCAGAAGACATGGAGTCTAATACTTTTTTTGACCCTCGAGTCTCAATTGCCCCTTCCCAGCGCCAGAGACGCACTTTTAAATTCCATGACAAGGGCAAATTTGAGAAGATTGCCCAACGATTACGGACAAAG GCTCAACTGGAGAAGCTGCAGGCAGAGATCTCACAGGCAGCTCGAAAAACAGGCATCCATACTTCCACTAGGCTGGCCCTCATTGCTCCtaaaaaagaactaaaggaagGAGATATCCCTGAAATTGAGTGGTGGGACTCTTACATCATCCCCAATGGTTTTGACCT TACAGAGGAAAATCCCAAGAGAGAAGATTATTTTGGAATCACAAATCTTGTTGAACATCCAGCCCAACTCAACCCTCCAG TTGACAATGACACACCAGTTACTCTGGGGGTATATCTTACcaagaaggaacagaagaaactTCGAAGGCAAACAAGGAGGGAAGCACAGAAGGAACTACAAGAGAAAGTCAGGCTAGGCCTGATGCCTCCTCCAGAACCCAAAG TGAGAATTTCAAATTTGATGCGAGTATTAGGAACAGAAGCTGTTCAAGACCCCACGAAGGTAGAAGCCCATGTCAGAGCTCAGATGGCAAAAAGACAGAA AGCGCATGAAGAGGCCAACGCTGCCCGAAAACTTACAGCAGAACAGAGAAAggtcaagaaaattaaaaagcttaaAGAAGACATTTCACAGGGGGTACACATATCTGTATATAG AGTTCGAAATTTGAGCAACCCAGCCAAGAAGTTCAAGATTGAGGCCAATGCTGGGCAACTGTACCTGACAGGGGTGGTGGTACTGCACAAGGATGTCAACGTGGTAGTAGTGGAAGGGG GCCCCAAGGCCCAGAAGAAATTTAAGCGTCTTATGCTGCATCGGATAAAGTGGGATGAACAGACATCTAACACAAAGGGAGATG GGTACGGCCAAAGACCGGAGCTTTGGGGAGATGAAGTTCAAACAGTGCCCTACAGAGAACATGGCTCGAGAGCACTTCAAAAAGCATGGGGCTGA
- the PRPF3 gene encoding U4/U6 small nuclear ribonucleoprotein Prp3 isoform X1, producing MALSKRELDELKPWIEKTVKRVLGFSEPTVVTAALNCVGKGMDKKKAADHLKPFLDDSTLRFVDKLFEAVEEGRSSRHSKSSSDRSRKRELKEVFGDDSEISKESSGVKKRRIPRFEEVEEEPEVIPGPPSESPGMLTKLQIKQMMEAATRQIEERKKQLSFISPPTPQPKTPSSSQPERLPIGNTIQPSQAATFMNDAIEKARKAAELQARIQAQLALKPGLIGNANMVGLANLHAMGIAPPKVELKDQTKPTPLILDEQGRTVDATGKEIELTHRMPTLKANIRAVKREQFKQQLKEKPSEDMESNTFFDPRVSIAPSQRQRRTFKFHDKGKFEKIAQRLRTKAQLEKLQAEISQAARKTGIHTSTRLALIAPKKELKEGDIPEIEWWDSYIIPNGFDLTEENPKREDYFGITNLVEHPAQLNPPVDNDTPVTLGVYLTKKEQKKLRRQTRREAQKELQEKVRLGLMPPPEPKVRISNLMRVLGTEAVQDPTKVEAHVRAQMAKRQKAHEEANAARKLTAEQRKVKKIKKLKEDISQGVHISVYRVRNLSNPAKKFKIEANAGQLYLTGVVVLHKDVNVVVVEGGPKAQKKFKRLMLHRIKWDEQTSNTKGDDDEESDEEAVKKTNKCVLVWEGTAKDRSFGEMKFKQCPTENMAREHFKKHGAEHYWDLALSESVLESTD from the exons ATGGCACTGTCTAAGAGGGAGTTGGATGAACTGAAGCCATGGATAGAGAAGACAGTGAAGAGGGTGCTGGGTTTCTCAGAACCCACAGTGGTCACAGCAGCACTGAACTGTGTGGGGAAGGGCATGGACAAGAAGAAGGCAGCTG aCCATCTGAAACCTTTTCTTGATGATTCTACTCTCCGATTTGTGGACAAACTATTTGAGGCTGTGGAGGAAGGCCGGAGCTCTAGACATTCCAAGTCTAGCAGTGACAGGAGCAGAAAACGAGAGCTAAAG GAAGTGTTTGGTGATGACTCTGAGATCTCCAAGGAATCATCAGGAGTAAAGAAGCGACGGATACCACGTTTtgaggaggtggaagaggagcCTGAAGTGATCCCTGGGCCTCCCTCAGAGAGTCCTGGCATGCTGACTAAGCTCCAG ATCAAACAGATGATGGAGGCAGCAACACGGCAAATTGAGGAGAGGAAAAAACAGCTGAGCTTCATTAGCCCCCCTACACCTCAG CCAAAGACTCCTTCTTCTTCCCAGCCAGAGCGACTTCCAATTGGCAACACTATTCAGCCCTCCCAGGCTGCCACTTTCATGAATGATGCCATTGAGAAGGCGAGGAAAGCAGCTGAACTACAAGCCCGCATCCAAGCCCAGCTGGCACTGAAGCCAGGGCTCATTGGCAACGCCAACATGGTGGGCCTGGCCAATCTCCATGCCATGGGCATTGCTCCCCC GAAGGTGGAGTTAAAAGATCAAACTAAACCTACACCACTGATTCTCGACGAGCAAGGTCGCACTGTAGATGCAACAGGCAAAGAGATTGAGCTGACACATCGCATGCCCACTCTGAAGGCCAATATTCGTGCTGTGAAAAGGGAACAGTTCAAACAACAGCTAAAAGAAAAGCCATCAGAAGACATGGAGTCTAATACTTTTTTTGACCCTCGAGTCTCAATTGCCCCTTCCCAGCGCCAGAGACGCACTTTTAAATTCCATGACAAGGGCAAATTTGAGAAGATTGCCCAACGATTACGGACAAAG GCTCAACTGGAGAAGCTGCAGGCAGAGATCTCACAGGCAGCTCGAAAAACAGGCATCCATACTTCCACTAGGCTGGCCCTCATTGCTCCtaaaaaagaactaaaggaagGAGATATCCCTGAAATTGAGTGGTGGGACTCTTACATCATCCCCAATGGTTTTGACCT TACAGAGGAAAATCCCAAGAGAGAAGATTATTTTGGAATCACAAATCTTGTTGAACATCCAGCCCAACTCAACCCTCCAG TTGACAATGACACACCAGTTACTCTGGGGGTATATCTTACcaagaaggaacagaagaaactTCGAAGGCAAACAAGGAGGGAAGCACAGAAGGAACTACAAGAGAAAGTCAGGCTAGGCCTGATGCCTCCTCCAGAACCCAAAG TGAGAATTTCAAATTTGATGCGAGTATTAGGAACAGAAGCTGTTCAAGACCCCACGAAGGTAGAAGCCCATGTCAGAGCTCAGATGGCAAAAAGACAGAA AGCGCATGAAGAGGCCAACGCTGCCCGAAAACTTACAGCAGAACAGAGAAAggtcaagaaaattaaaaagcttaaAGAAGACATTTCACAGGGGGTACACATATCTGTATATAG AGTTCGAAATTTGAGCAACCCAGCCAAGAAGTTCAAGATTGAGGCCAATGCTGGGCAACTGTACCTGACAGGGGTGGTGGTACTGCACAAGGATGTCAACGTGGTAGTAGTGGAAGGGG GCCCCAAGGCCCAGAAGAAATTTAAGCGTCTTATGCTGCATCGGATAAAGTGGGATGAACAGACATCTAACACAAAGGGAGATG ATGATGAGGAATCTGATGAGGAAGCTGTGAAGAAAACCAACAAATGTGTACTAGTCTGGGAG GGTACGGCCAAAGACCGGAGCTTTGGGGAGATGAAGTTCAAACAGTGCCCTACAGAGAACATGGCTCGAGAGCACTTCAAAAAGCATGGGGCTGAACACTACTGGGACCTTGCTCTGAGTGAATCTGTGTTGGAGTCCACCGACTGA
- the PRPF3 gene encoding U4/U6 small nuclear ribonucleoprotein Prp3 isoform X3 — protein sequence MLTKLQIKQMMEAATRQIEERKKQLSFISPPTPQPKTPSSSQPERLPIGNTIQPSQAATFMNDAIEKARKAAELQARIQAQLALKPGLIGNANMVGLANLHAMGIAPPKVELKDQTKPTPLILDEQGRTVDATGKEIELTHRMPTLKANIRAVKREQFKQQLKEKPSEDMESNTFFDPRVSIAPSQRQRRTFKFHDKGKFEKIAQRLRTKAQLEKLQAEISQAARKTGIHTSTRLALIAPKKELKEGDIPEIEWWDSYIIPNGFDLTEENPKREDYFGITNLVEHPAQLNPPVDNDTPVTLGVYLTKKEQKKLRRQTRREAQKELQEKVRLGLMPPPEPKVRISNLMRVLGTEAVQDPTKVEAHVRAQMAKRQKAHEEANAARKLTAEQRKVKKIKKLKEDISQGVHISVYRVRNLSNPAKKFKIEANAGQLYLTGVVVLHKDVNVVVVEGGPKAQKKFKRLMLHRIKWDEQTSNTKGDDDEESDEEAVKKTNKCVLVWEGTAKDRSFGEMKFKQCPTENMAREHFKKHGAEHYWDLALSESVLESTD from the exons ATGCTGACTAAGCTCCAG ATCAAACAGATGATGGAGGCAGCAACACGGCAAATTGAGGAGAGGAAAAAACAGCTGAGCTTCATTAGCCCCCCTACACCTCAG CCAAAGACTCCTTCTTCTTCCCAGCCAGAGCGACTTCCAATTGGCAACACTATTCAGCCCTCCCAGGCTGCCACTTTCATGAATGATGCCATTGAGAAGGCGAGGAAAGCAGCTGAACTACAAGCCCGCATCCAAGCCCAGCTGGCACTGAAGCCAGGGCTCATTGGCAACGCCAACATGGTGGGCCTGGCCAATCTCCATGCCATGGGCATTGCTCCCCC GAAGGTGGAGTTAAAAGATCAAACTAAACCTACACCACTGATTCTCGACGAGCAAGGTCGCACTGTAGATGCAACAGGCAAAGAGATTGAGCTGACACATCGCATGCCCACTCTGAAGGCCAATATTCGTGCTGTGAAAAGGGAACAGTTCAAACAACAGCTAAAAGAAAAGCCATCAGAAGACATGGAGTCTAATACTTTTTTTGACCCTCGAGTCTCAATTGCCCCTTCCCAGCGCCAGAGACGCACTTTTAAATTCCATGACAAGGGCAAATTTGAGAAGATTGCCCAACGATTACGGACAAAG GCTCAACTGGAGAAGCTGCAGGCAGAGATCTCACAGGCAGCTCGAAAAACAGGCATCCATACTTCCACTAGGCTGGCCCTCATTGCTCCtaaaaaagaactaaaggaagGAGATATCCCTGAAATTGAGTGGTGGGACTCTTACATCATCCCCAATGGTTTTGACCT TACAGAGGAAAATCCCAAGAGAGAAGATTATTTTGGAATCACAAATCTTGTTGAACATCCAGCCCAACTCAACCCTCCAG TTGACAATGACACACCAGTTACTCTGGGGGTATATCTTACcaagaaggaacagaagaaactTCGAAGGCAAACAAGGAGGGAAGCACAGAAGGAACTACAAGAGAAAGTCAGGCTAGGCCTGATGCCTCCTCCAGAACCCAAAG TGAGAATTTCAAATTTGATGCGAGTATTAGGAACAGAAGCTGTTCAAGACCCCACGAAGGTAGAAGCCCATGTCAGAGCTCAGATGGCAAAAAGACAGAA AGCGCATGAAGAGGCCAACGCTGCCCGAAAACTTACAGCAGAACAGAGAAAggtcaagaaaattaaaaagcttaaAGAAGACATTTCACAGGGGGTACACATATCTGTATATAG AGTTCGAAATTTGAGCAACCCAGCCAAGAAGTTCAAGATTGAGGCCAATGCTGGGCAACTGTACCTGACAGGGGTGGTGGTACTGCACAAGGATGTCAACGTGGTAGTAGTGGAAGGGG GCCCCAAGGCCCAGAAGAAATTTAAGCGTCTTATGCTGCATCGGATAAAGTGGGATGAACAGACATCTAACACAAAGGGAGATG ATGATGAGGAATCTGATGAGGAAGCTGTGAAGAAAACCAACAAATGTGTACTAGTCTGGGAG GGTACGGCCAAAGACCGGAGCTTTGGGGAGATGAAGTTCAAACAGTGCCCTACAGAGAACATGGCTCGAGAGCACTTCAAAAAGCATGGGGCTGAACACTACTGGGACCTTGCTCTGAGTGAATCTGTGTTGGAGTCCACCGACTGA